The sequence ATAAGTTCTCCTACTTTCCACGAGCCGTCTGCGATAAGTCGTCCAGTGATATCAATCGTGTATGGTTTCGGGTCTGGCCCAACGGTCCATGAACCATCAACCATGAGCTTGCACCATGGATAATATTTTTGGGCTTGCATGAGCATATACAATCTTGGCATTGTGCATTTTACTAATATAGCCATATCCATGTTTAACTTCATGACATAAAACCAAATTGGCCATGCCCGTGCAGGTTTCATTTCTTCAATTGCCCATTTTATTTCGTTTAGCCATTCTACTCTTGCCGCTTCGACTAGATCTAGCTTAACGGCGAACTGTGCCCAATGAGGAATATCAGGCCAACCAGACACATCATATGCTCTTTGTATTATTTTCGGAGAATTGTCGGTTACTAACCATGTACCGTCTGCAAAAAGCATCCCAGCATTAAGATATGCCTGCTTGGCTTCATGATATTCGATAATTCCAACGTTGCTATAGCCTAAAACACTGAGTAATCCCAATATTCCTGCTTTTGTGCCTTTTACTTGATGCCACGCAACAAATTCTTTAATTAGCCCACGTTTAATTTCTTCAGCCCAATCTGGATCATACAGATCTACGTGAAGTTGCCATGCCAACAAATCCAAAACCGAGTCAGGAAGTTCATCTATCCTTGGTATTATCAATGCGTACTTTATATCGCCTGTGGCTTCCCGTAACCCATGATCTATTGCCTCGGCAGCATTGGCAGCTGATTCATCTGTTTTTATGTTTTCAGGCAATATATCTAGCAAACTCAGCTCTTTAAGATTAATCATCTTCTAACCCGCCATAAATTATGTTGGTGGTTATATCCTTCGCCACTTGATATTGTTCAAGTTTCACGAATACAGGTTGTGTTATTTGCACTCGCTTGGCCCCTGCATTTATGACTCTCCTCGTCAGTTCAGACGGATTTATATCCCTGCCAAGCTTTTCTTTCTGCCATGCCTTGAACTGAGCGGTTGCTGCTTCTACAGCTGACTGAATATTGCTTGCCAAAGAGGCATCG is a genomic window of Candidatus Cloacimonadota bacterium containing:
- a CDS encoding phage tail protein I, coding for MINLKELSLLDILPENIKTDESAANAAEAIDHGLREATGDIKYALIIPRIDELPDSVLDLLAWQLHVDLYDPDWAEEIKRGLIKEFVAWHQVKGTKAGILGLLSVLGYSNVGIIEYHEAKQAYLNAGMLFADGTWLVTDNSPKIIQRAYDVSGWPDIPHWAQFAVKLDLVEAARVEWLNEIKWAIEEMKPARAWPIWFYVMKLNMDMAILVKCTMPRLYMLMQAQKYYPWCKLMVDGSWTVGPDPKPYTIDITGRLIADGSWKVGELIFFEPVETIYPCMAEGFLTIIPHIVSIGHPWDLREDDRIPLRADGSWQVGYANIVNAVAQKYITKNIITETIIPSWEETHKTSWEWMYAKKPHDVVEPKIDGQLVDGSWLIGGHPLGLTVNGTWDVGLDPIKAFGFINYATYVQAPIGGVMVGYDENIFVDGSWNVGDSGPRASAKITYL
- a CDS encoding baseplate J/gp47 family protein, whose translation is AVEAICSADNKRPLTDYVYVHVPTIVNYSINFTYYIRKDDASLASNIQSAVEAATAQFKAWQKEKLGRDINPSELTRRVINAGAKRVQITQPVFVKLEQYQVAKDITTNIIYGGLEDD